The following are encoded in a window of Oncorhynchus mykiss isolate Arlee chromosome Y, USDA_OmykA_1.1, whole genome shotgun sequence genomic DNA:
- the LOC110509964 gene encoding bcl2-associated agonist of cell death, producing the protein MDHIHDCVDECESDHSGTTHNSEFQLHVSTTMSNRPRPGERVRLYSESQVCSQVGKREDTEFQDVMTPTEDGGGDGASFRGRSQSAPPALWAAKKYGCQLRRMSDEFDTWLDKGEPKRGISPGGGKQKVSRGWFSFLWSPKEAEGRE; encoded by the exons ATGGACCACATACATGATTGTGTGGATGAATGTGAGTCTGACCACTCAGGAACCACACACAACTCTGAATTTCAGCTCCATGTCTCAACTACAATGAGCAACAGACCAAGACCAG GTGAGCGAGTCCGGCTCTACTCAGAGTCCCAGGTGTGCTCCCAGGTTGGAAAAAGGGAAGACACAGAGTTTCAGGATGTGAtgactcctactgaggatggcgGGGGTGATGGGGCTTCATTCCGAGGCCGATCACAGTCTGCTCCTCCTGCACTGTGGGCTGCAAAGAAATATGGCTGCCAGCTGAGGAGGATGAGTGATGAATTTGACACCTGGCTCGACAAAGGG GAGCCCAAGAGAGGGATTAGCCCAGGAGGAGGCAAGCAGAAAGTCTCCCGAGGATGGTTCTCTTTCCTCTGGAGTCCAAAGGAGGCAGAAGGCAGGGAGTGA
- the LOC110509963 gene encoding uncharacterized oxidoreductase Mvan_2161 — translation MSSPLPSFRLNTGAQMPLLGLGTYRLQGKQMHLSVDAALGEGYRAFDTAAVYGNEADLGHALLDLMPKHNLTRADIFLISKLSPADMGSKAREGCARSLERLGLGGYIDLYLIHWPGTEGLEPEDERNAQHRAHSWTVMEELYANGMLRAIGVSNYSPRHLIELLETCRVRPAVLQVEFHPRLTQKKLRVICRDSGVCFQAYSSLGKGALLLEPEVVAMAEGHGRTPSQVLLRWAIQQGVAVLPRSARPKRVRENGQVFDFDLDEGGMERLSDMDSGTRFCKRDPTSVV, via the exons ATGTCttcccccctgccctcctttAGACTGAATACCGGGGCTCAGATGCCCCTCCTGGGCCTAGGAACATACAGGCTGCAAGGTAAGCAAATGCACTTGAGTGTTGACGCTGCACTCGGAGAAGGGTATCGTGCCTTTGACACTGCTGCGGTGTACGGCAATGAAGCAGACTTGGGCCATGCCCTGTTGGACCTGATGCCCAAACACAACCTGACCAGAGCAGACATCTTTCTCATCAGTAAGCTGTCCCCAGCGGACATGGGCTCGAAGGCCAGAGAGGGCTGTGCTCGTAGCCTGGAGAGGCTGGGGCTAGGGGGATACATTGACTTGTACCTCATCCACTGGCCTGGAACTGAGGGTCTGGAACCAGAAGATGAGAGGAATGCACAGCATCGAGCCCACAGCTGGACTGTCATGGAGGAGCTATATGCCAATGGGATGCTCAGAGCAATTGGGGTCTCAAACTACTCTCCAAGGCACCTGATAGAGCTGCTGGAGACCTGCAGGGTGCGCCCTGCCGTGCTGCAG GTGGAGTTCCATCCTAGACTGACACAGAAGAAGCTGAGGGTCATTTGCAGGGACTCGGGAGTCTGCTTCCAGGCGTATTCATCTCTGGGGAAAGGTGCCCTGTTGTTGGAACCAGAAGTTGTTGCTATGGCGGAGGGGCATGGCAGAACTCCCTCCCAGGTGCTCTTGAGGTGGGCCATTCAGCAGGGTGTGGCTGTGTTACCCAGGTCCGCACGGCCCAAGAGGGTGAGAGAAAATGGGCAGGTGTTTGACTTTGACCTGGATGAAGGGGGAATGGAGAGACTGTCTGACATGGACAGTGGAACAAGATTCTGCAAAAGAGATCCCACTAGTGTGGTCTAG